One window from the genome of Candidatus Hydrogenedentota bacterium encodes:
- a CDS encoding ABC transporter permease, producing the protein MAKSKQSYWRLVWRQYRRNPAAMAGLVVVALMGVTAVAAPFLAGDVPLFLVRNGSTYWFPNIISYADLRAENLYSNFDRWTPGEGEYALRPPVPHSPTRPYVGPTYGPPTRNNWLGTDATGRDVLSRMVWGARISMSIGFVAVGISVLIGVILGAFAGYYGGTVDAVILRLIEIMLVFPTFFFIITVMAILQPSIWNIMVVLGLTGWPGIARLVRGEFLKQKAQDYATAARATGLRDLRIIFRHILPNALSPVFVSATFGVAGAILAESGLSFLGFGVSPPTASWGELLRQAHGRTYAWWLVTFPGLAVFVTVTAFNLVGEGLRDAMDPRLRE; encoded by the coding sequence ATGGCGAAGAGCAAACAGAGCTACTGGCGCCTGGTGTGGCGGCAATACCGCCGCAATCCCGCCGCCATGGCCGGACTCGTTGTCGTCGCGCTCATGGGCGTGACGGCCGTCGCCGCGCCGTTCCTCGCGGGCGATGTCCCGTTGTTCCTGGTAAGAAACGGTTCGACCTACTGGTTCCCCAATATCATCTCGTATGCGGACCTGCGCGCCGAGAACTTGTACAGCAATTTCGACCGGTGGACGCCCGGCGAAGGCGAGTACGCGCTGCGCCCGCCCGTGCCCCATTCGCCCACGCGGCCTTACGTTGGCCCCACCTACGGGCCGCCGACGCGCAACAACTGGCTCGGCACGGACGCCACGGGCCGCGACGTGCTCAGCCGCATGGTCTGGGGCGCGCGCATCTCGATGAGCATCGGCTTCGTCGCCGTGGGCATTTCCGTGCTGATCGGCGTCATTCTTGGCGCCTTTGCGGGCTATTACGGCGGCACAGTGGACGCGGTGATCCTGCGGCTCATCGAGATCATGCTCGTGTTCCCCACTTTCTTTTTCATCATCACCGTCATGGCAATCCTGCAACCCAGCATCTGGAACATTATGGTGGTGCTCGGGCTCACCGGCTGGCCAGGCATCGCGCGCCTGGTGCGCGGCGAATTCCTCAAACAGAAAGCCCAGGACTACGCCACCGCGGCGCGCGCAACCGGCCTGAGAGACCTCCGCATCATCTTCCGCCACATCCTGCCGAACGCGCTCAGTCCTGTTTTCGTGAGCGCGACTTTCGGCGTCGCGGGCGCGATTCTCGCCGAGTCCGGCTTGAGTTTCCTCGGGTTTGGCGTGTCGCCTCCCACCGCGAGTTGGGGCGAGTTGCTCAGGCAGGCGCACGGGCGCACCTACGCGTGGTGGCTCGTCACCTTCCCCGGACTGGCCGTGTTCGTGACCGTGACTGCCTTTAACCTGGTCGGCGAAGGCCTCCGCGACGCGATGGACCCCCGCCTGCGGGAGTGA
- a CDS encoding ABC transporter permease: MKTYILRRLLLMAPTFIGISLMTFCIIQFAPGSPVYMKLRTVEGALRTEGDTERIIQETKALYGLDKPIPVQYLKWLGRLVRLDFGNCYYRDGSVGQAIAKALPVTLQFNVLEVLLIYLIAIPAGVFSATHKRTWTDGILTLILFLLYSLPSFWVAMLLITFLGGGQWLYWFPSHGINSLGASEWPWGRWLADRAWHMVLPLFCMVYGGLAGLSRYMRTGMLDIIRQDYIRSARAFGFSENVIVYKYAMRNSLIPIVTLLGGLLPALIGGSIIIEYIFSIPGMGQLAFEAVKDRDYPLLMGIFSITALLTLLGLLISDIMYALVDPRIKLE, translated from the coding sequence GTGAAAACGTATATTCTGAGACGCCTGCTCCTTATGGCGCCGACGTTTATCGGCATCAGCCTCATGACCTTCTGCATCATCCAGTTCGCGCCCGGAAGCCCCGTCTATATGAAGCTGCGCACCGTGGAGGGCGCGCTGCGCACCGAGGGAGACACCGAACGCATTATCCAGGAGACAAAGGCGCTCTACGGCCTTGACAAGCCCATTCCTGTGCAATACCTGAAGTGGCTGGGCCGGCTGGTGCGCCTCGACTTCGGCAATTGCTATTATCGTGACGGCTCCGTTGGCCAGGCCATCGCCAAGGCCCTGCCCGTCACGCTGCAGTTCAACGTACTCGAGGTATTGCTCATCTATCTTATCGCGATACCCGCAGGCGTGTTTTCCGCAACGCACAAACGCACCTGGACCGACGGCATCCTCACGCTCATCTTGTTTCTACTCTACAGCCTCCCCAGCTTCTGGGTGGCCATGCTGCTCATCACGTTCCTCGGCGGCGGCCAGTGGCTCTATTGGTTCCCCAGCCACGGCATCAATTCGCTCGGCGCGAGCGAATGGCCGTGGGGACGCTGGCTCGCGGACCGCGCCTGGCACATGGTGCTGCCCCTGTTTTGCATGGTCTACGGCGGTCTGGCCGGGCTGTCGCGCTACATGCGCACCGGCATGCTCGATATCATTCGTCAGGACTATATTCGTTCCGCGCGCGCGTTCGGATTCAGCGAAAACGTAATCGTGTACAAGTACGCGATGCGTAATTCGCTGATTCCCATTGTGACGCTGCTGGGCGGGCTGTTGCCCGCCCTGATCGGCGGCAGCATCATCATCGAATACATCTTCTCGATTCCCGGCATGGGCCAGCTTGCCTTCGAGGCCGTGAAGGACCGCGACTATCCGTTGCTTATGGGCATCTTCTCCATAACGGCCCTGCTGACGCTGCTTGGACTCTTGATCTCGGACATCATGTACGCGCTGGTCGACCCGAGGATTAAGCTGGAGTAA